In Scatophagus argus isolate fScaArg1 chromosome 3, fScaArg1.pri, whole genome shotgun sequence, one genomic interval encodes:
- the pigu gene encoding phosphatidylinositol glycan anchor biosynthesis class U protein isoform X1, with translation MAAPLTLLLILAVTIRAALYRSSLADLIAERVEVVSPLTSWKRVVEGLALLDLGVSPYSGDVFHETPLIIYLFHFLVDYAEITFMLADVITAVALYMTVKDYNKQVLRKQKYALEADRYPLDCLELIRSPKEMYYIPLKVAMFYLLNPFTILSCVAKSTCGLNNSVIALFILCTIKGNVLLSAIFLTLATYQSIYPITLCAPALLYLMQRQYIPVNFRRVSFWWFVAQYAFMYLGSLFVLVCLSFFLLGSWDYLPSVYGFILSVPDLTPNIGLFWYFFAEMFEHFRLFFLCVFQINVFFYTIPLSIKLKEHPVFLIFMQLAVISIFKSYPTVGDIALYMAFLPVWSHLHRFLRNIFLVSCVLLACSALFPVLWHLWIYAGSANSNFYYAITLLFNVAQILLVSDYFYAFLRREHHLSYGLYLKRKDGSEATLVLK, from the exons ATGGCGGCTCCCTTAACACTACTTTTAATTTTAGCCGTTACGATCCGTGCTGCTCTCTACAGATCCAGTTTAGCGGACTTAATTGCAGAGcgagtggaggtggtgtctcCGCTGACCTCCTGGAAAAGAG ttgtTGAAGGTTTGGCTCTGCTTGACTTGGGAGTCTCGCCGTACTCTGGAGACGTTTTCCATGAG ACTCCTCTCATCATTTACCTCTTTCACTTTCTGGTGGACTATGCAGAGATAACGTTTATG TTAGCAGATGTGATCACCGCTGTGGCTCTCTACATGACAGTGAAGGACTACAACAAACAAGTG CTCAGAAAGCAGAAATATGCCCTGGAGGCGGACCGCTACCCCCTCGACTGTCTGGAGCTCATCAGAAGCCCTAAAGAAATGTACTACATCCCTCTGAAAGTCGCCATGTT CTACCTGTTGAACCCGTTCACCATCCTGTCCTGCGTCGCCAAGTCAACCTGCGGTTTGAACAACTCCGTCATCgccctcttcatcctctgcaCCATTAAGG gaaATGTGTTGCTGAGTGCCATATTTCTGACCTTGGCCACATATCAGTCCATCTACCCCATCACTCTGTGTGCTCCTGCGCTGCTCTACCTGATGcag CGTCAGTACATCCCGGTGAACTTCCGACGGGTCAGCTTCTGGTGGTTCGTCGCGCAGTACGCCTTCATGTACCTGGGCAGCCTGTTCGTCCtcgtctgtctgtccttcttcCTGCTCGGCTCGTGGGACTACCTGCCCTCCGTCTACGGCTTCAT ACTCTCGGTACCAGACCTGACCCCAAACATCGGCCTCTTCTGGTACTTCTTCGCTGAGATGTTTGAACACTTCcgcctcttcttcctctgcgtTTTCCAGATCAACGTCTTCTTCTACACCATCCCTCTGTCCATCAAACTCAA ggaGCATCCAGTGTTTCTGATCTTCATGCAGTTGGCTGTGATCTCCATCTTTAAGTCTTACCCCACTGTGGGAGACATCGCTCTCTACATGgccttccttcctgtctggaGTCACCTGCACAGAT TCTTGAGGAACATCTTCCTGGTGTCCTGCGTCCTGCTGGCCTGTTCCGCTCTGTTCCCGGTTCTCTGGCACCTCTGGATCTACGCCGGCAGCGCCAACTCAAACTTCTACTACGCCATAACGCTGCTGTTCAACGTGGCACAG ATTCTGCTGGTGTCAGATTATTTCTACGCTTTCTTGAGGAGGGAACACCACCTCAGCTATGGACTGTATCTGAAGAGGAAAGACGGCTCCGAGGCCACACTAGTtcttaaataa
- the pigu gene encoding phosphatidylinositol glycan anchor biosynthesis class U protein isoform X2 has product MFSASGSKMLSRAESTCLMATTGVVEGLALLDLGVSPYSGDVFHETPLIIYLFHFLVDYAEITFMLADVITAVALYMTVKDYNKQVLRKQKYALEADRYPLDCLELIRSPKEMYYIPLKVAMFYLLNPFTILSCVAKSTCGLNNSVIALFILCTIKGNVLLSAIFLTLATYQSIYPITLCAPALLYLMQRQYIPVNFRRVSFWWFVAQYAFMYLGSLFVLVCLSFFLLGSWDYLPSVYGFILSVPDLTPNIGLFWYFFAEMFEHFRLFFLCVFQINVFFYTIPLSIKLKEHPVFLIFMQLAVISIFKSYPTVGDIALYMAFLPVWSHLHRFLRNIFLVSCVLLACSALFPVLWHLWIYAGSANSNFYYAITLLFNVAQILLVSDYFYAFLRREHHLSYGLYLKRKDGSEATLVLK; this is encoded by the exons ATGTTTAGCGCCTCTGGATCAAAGAtgctgagcagagcagagagcacCTGTCTAATGGCTACAACTGGAG ttgtTGAAGGTTTGGCTCTGCTTGACTTGGGAGTCTCGCCGTACTCTGGAGACGTTTTCCATGAG ACTCCTCTCATCATTTACCTCTTTCACTTTCTGGTGGACTATGCAGAGATAACGTTTATG TTAGCAGATGTGATCACCGCTGTGGCTCTCTACATGACAGTGAAGGACTACAACAAACAAGTG CTCAGAAAGCAGAAATATGCCCTGGAGGCGGACCGCTACCCCCTCGACTGTCTGGAGCTCATCAGAAGCCCTAAAGAAATGTACTACATCCCTCTGAAAGTCGCCATGTT CTACCTGTTGAACCCGTTCACCATCCTGTCCTGCGTCGCCAAGTCAACCTGCGGTTTGAACAACTCCGTCATCgccctcttcatcctctgcaCCATTAAGG gaaATGTGTTGCTGAGTGCCATATTTCTGACCTTGGCCACATATCAGTCCATCTACCCCATCACTCTGTGTGCTCCTGCGCTGCTCTACCTGATGcag CGTCAGTACATCCCGGTGAACTTCCGACGGGTCAGCTTCTGGTGGTTCGTCGCGCAGTACGCCTTCATGTACCTGGGCAGCCTGTTCGTCCtcgtctgtctgtccttcttcCTGCTCGGCTCGTGGGACTACCTGCCCTCCGTCTACGGCTTCAT ACTCTCGGTACCAGACCTGACCCCAAACATCGGCCTCTTCTGGTACTTCTTCGCTGAGATGTTTGAACACTTCcgcctcttcttcctctgcgtTTTCCAGATCAACGTCTTCTTCTACACCATCCCTCTGTCCATCAAACTCAA ggaGCATCCAGTGTTTCTGATCTTCATGCAGTTGGCTGTGATCTCCATCTTTAAGTCTTACCCCACTGTGGGAGACATCGCTCTCTACATGgccttccttcctgtctggaGTCACCTGCACAGAT TCTTGAGGAACATCTTCCTGGTGTCCTGCGTCCTGCTGGCCTGTTCCGCTCTGTTCCCGGTTCTCTGGCACCTCTGGATCTACGCCGGCAGCGCCAACTCAAACTTCTACTACGCCATAACGCTGCTGTTCAACGTGGCACAG ATTCTGCTGGTGTCAGATTATTTCTACGCTTTCTTGAGGAGGGAACACCACCTCAGCTATGGACTGTATCTGAAGAGGAAAGACGGCTCCGAGGCCACACTAGTtcttaaataa
- the psmf1 gene encoding proteasome inhibitor PI31 subunit — protein sequence MAGLEVLYTCFADSIRCPQDAVVCFVHWDMIKSGYRCVGSGDEPRSTDRKSELLPADWSSSKELYSLRYKAKDSDTQLLLKAIVVDSTLIFNLMNSSTQQVSDLTVNISDHVNADQLHTFDSVFKDADGLSEKVRTQLLPSQDRPSSQKAETKTRREEEEEERRRRGEDSDPLRIPSRDPRQGTQPRWPDPLLPPFAAGGADLDPFGSRGGGGMIVDPLRSGYPRSGFDPSSGIPDILPPGAVPPGARFDPFGPIGRRRPGPDPDHMPPPGYDDMFM from the exons ATGGCGGGGTTAGAGGTGTTGTATACCTGCTTCGCTGACAGTATTAGGTGTCCACAGGACGCAGTTGTGTGTTTCGTTCACTGGGACATGATAAAGAGTGGATACAGGTGTGTCGGTTCTGGAGACGAG CCTCGCAGCACTGACAGGAAGTCTGAGCTGCTGCCTGCTGACTGGAGCAGCAGCAAGGAGCTGTACAGTCTGCGATACAAAGCCAAAGACAGTGACACCCAGCTGCTGCTCAAAGCCATCGTCGTCGACTCCACCTTGATCTTCAACCTGATG AACTCCAGCACGCAGCAGGTGTCCGACTTGACGGTGAACATCAGCGATCACGTGAATGCTGACCAGCTGCACACATTTGACAG tgtgttcaAGGACGCGGACGGTTTGTCAGAGAAGGTGAGGACTCAGCTGCTGCCCTCCCAGGACAGACCGTCTTCACAGAAGGCTGAGACGAAGACTCggcgggaggaggaggaggaggagcggagaCGGCGTGGAGAGGACAGCGACCCCCTCCGCATCCCGAGCAGAGATCCTCGCCAGGGGACGCAGCCGCGCTG gcccGACCCCTTGCTCCCTCCGTtcgcagcaggaggagcagatcTGGATCCCTTCGG GTCTCGCGGCGGCGGCGGGATGATAGTGGACCCGTTGAGGTCGGGGTATCCTCGCTCTGGTTTCGACCCATCCAGCGGCATACCAGACATTCTGCCTCCCGGAGCCGTCCCCCCCGGGGCCCGCTTCGACCCGTTTGGACCAATCGGACGACGCAGACCAGG gccGGATCCCGACCACATGCCCCCGCCCGGCTATGACGACATGTTCATGTAG